In Sphingomonas sp. KC8, the sequence CGACAGGGATCGTCATGGCCAAGAGCGCGATGTGCTTTCGCAATTGCGGCGAGCCGACGCTGGATCGTGGCGACGGCATGGGTTTCGGCCAGATCGGCCAGATACTCCGCCAAGACGTATGGTGGACAGGGGATATTCCTGCCGGATGCCCGGAAATGGGCTAGGTCGGCCGCGTAGCCGCGCTGGGTGCCAGCGGATAGGGAAGAGGTTATGAAGCGTTGGAGAGGCTCTGAGATCAGCCCTGCGGGTTGGGGGCGCCGATCCCTCGGATTGCCAGAGTTGCAATTAATTGCATAACTCGCATCACCGCCATTTCGTACAATTATTTGTTTTTCCATATCGCGATTTATCCTCTTATTTCAGTTGGATATGCAAAATCCGCTGTGCAGAAAAAGGGGGTCTAAGCATCGCGGTTTTCAGCCCAATTTGCGCTCCTGCCGGGCGTAGGCTTCCTCCAGACGTTCATCATGCTGGGTCAGCAGATCGGCGGTTAGCTTGTGTAGGGTCATCAGGCGGGCTTCGGCCTCTTCATGGCTCTCCAGCGTGCCGTCGTGACGAATGTGCGCGACCCTGACATCGGGTAGACCGTGGAGGTGACGGGCGATCAGAGAGAAGCGATGACATTGCAGCGGGTCGCGTTCCGCGCACAGGAGAGCAGGCGTGCATCGGGCAGCGATGCCCAGAACGGTTTCAATTGCGGTAGTGAAGGCAGCGGTTCCGCGCCGCGCCGCGTAATCGGTGGGGCCACTCACCGGCACCCCGCCCAGAGCATCGCCCAAATGGATGTAGGCGATGCCGCCCCGGTTCAGCCGGACCCGCAGTTGCGGTTTGCAGAAATGTGCCCAGCGTGACCGGGGCGATGATCGCACGTCGATGACACAGCCGACGTCGAATTGATCGAGAGCGTAGCTGAATTCGTCCCAGCCGATATTGGAGTGCCCAAGGGAAAGAACGTTAATCACGATGATGAACCTTGCCAAACAAGGGTCATCCTAAGTCAGGATTGCCAATTAATACATTATTTTCAACTACTTATTATGTATTTTCAGGATCAAGTGTACCGCCGCAATACGAAATCCCAGACCTGTTCCACCTTGCTGTCCCACAATGCTTGCGGATAGGGATTTTCCGGCAGTTCGTTGAGGCGCTGCCTGATCTCTGTCCAGACCGCGCCCCGCGTTTCCTGTCCGCGAACCCAGTCTATCGCGCCGGTCAGGTCGCGTAACTTCTCCAGCAGGGACCGAGCCACCCGCTTGACGTCCTGCTCCTCCGCCTTGGTGAGTTTGGGTTCCGGGTTCGTCAGCAGATCGAAGATTGCCAGTTCCTCTTCGGTCAGTTCCTCGCGGGCAGCGCGCTGCTCCTCCTCGTCCATTTCCCCGATGAACGCCTTCAGCGCCTCGAAGAATTGTTCGGCATCGACCGAACCGGCGTTGTAATCGGCAACCAGCTTTTCCAGCCGCTCCACCAGATGTTGCCGGGTGGGATTGGCCTCGGCCATTTTCCGGGCCTTGTCCTCTGCCTCATCGCGCAGCTTTTCGGCGGTGACTTTCGGGCTGGCGGCGAAAAGATCGGCCAGCTTGTCAAAGTCGATGCCGGAGAGGTCCACGCGCCCCTTGGCGGTGTCGCCCTCAACGATGGGCGTCAGGATCGCGACGCCTTCCAGCTTTTCGTCGAGCAGTTCGGCGATGCGGGCGGAGATGGCGGATATATCGACCGGCCCCAGTTTGGCCTTCACCGCGTCGGACAGGGTGTGGAACACCGCAACCGGCCTCAGATAAGGCGCGGCCCGCTCATCCGGCAGCAGTGCCTTGTAAGCCTTGGTCACGGCGGCGGTCAGGCGCAGGAACTCGCGGCGGCGCTCATCGGGCGCGATCAGCATTTCCACGGCCTGATTGATGAGCCGCAGCCGGTCAAAATTGCGCACCGCTATGATGGCGTCCGGGTCGATGCCCAGTGGCTGGACGAACGCCCGTGCCGATCCCAGCGCATCTTCAAGGGTGGCGACAAGCGCCTCCTTGTCCTTGATCGGCGTTTCCTCGCCCCCGCCGCCCGCATAGATGGCGAGCGCCTTCTGGAGGTTCTGAAACACGCCGACATAATCGACGATCACGCCCGATGTCTTGCCCTCGGCCCGGCGGTTGGCGCGGGCAATGGTCTGCATCAGCGTGTGGTTTTTCATCGGCTTGTCGAGATAGACGGTGCCGATGGTGGGCACGTCGAAGCCGGTGATCCACATGGCGCAGACGAACACCAGCCGCAGCGGATCATCGGGGTCTTTGAACTTTGCCTCCAAATCCTCTCGCTGCATCCGTTCGCGGTGCGGCAGGATGTCGAGGCCCTTCTTGCGAAGGTCGTCGATCTCGTTCTGGCTCTGGCTGACCACCACCGCCATATCGAGTTCGCGCAGCCACATCAGCCGTTCGGCGATGGCCGCGCCCTCTGCTTCATGGGCGGTCTTCAGCCGTTCCTCGTCCTGTGCGATCAGCCGGGCGACTGCGGCCTTGACCCTGTCGTGCATGGCGACGGCGGTTGCCTTGTCGATGGCGACGAACATCGCCTTGCCGCGATAGCCCCGCATGGCGAAGTGCAGCGCCACGTCCTCGGCCACTTTGTCCAGCCGGTCGGGCGAAGTGATGAGGGTGTATTGCCGCCCGAATTGCTGGCTGAGCTTCTTTTCCTGCTCCTCGTCCAGCATCGCCTCGTCCAGCAGCGCGTCCATCTCCTCCCGAAACTCGTCGGAATGAAGCTGCAACTCCGGCTTTCTCGCCTCGTAGAACAGGGGGACGGTCGCGCCATCCCTCACGGACTGGGCGAAATCATAGACGGAGACGTAATCGCCGAACACCTCGCGGGTGCGGCTTTCCTCGCCCTGTATCAGCGGGGTGCCGGTAAAGCCGATGAACGACGCATTGGGCAGCGCCGCCCGCATATTGGCGGCAAGCTGGTCATACTGGCTGCGGTGCGCCTCGTCGGTCATCACGATAATGTCGGATCGTTCGGACAGCACCGGCATGGGTTCTCTGTCCGCCGTGCTGAACTTCTGGATCAGGCTGAACACATAGCGTTCATTGCCCGCCAGCAATTCTTTCAGATGGGCGCGGCTGCCCGCCTGCGCCTGATGAATATCTTTGGTGAGCGCGCCCGCCGATGCGAATTGCCCGGCAATCTGGTCGTCCAATTCAGTGCGGTCGGTAACGATAACGAAGGTGTAATTCCCGCCCAGCCGCCGCAGCACCTTTTCCGCGAACATCACCATCGACAGGCTCTTGCCGGACCCTTGCGTGTGCCAGAACACGCCCAGCCGCCCCTGATTGCTCTCGATATGGCGGACGGCCTCGATGGCGCGGTTGACGCCCAGCACCTGATGATATTTGCCGACGATCTTGCGCAGGCCCCCGCGTGCCTCGTCGAACAGCACGAAACTCTCGATCAGATCGAGGAAGCGGGCAGGTTCGCAGGTGGCGCGCAGTAGGGTTTCAAGGCCGGGATCGTCCGGCCCGTCCTCCTCCAACCGCTTCCACGGCGCGAACACTTCGTAGGGGGCATGGGCCGCGCCCATCACCGCCTCCAGCCCGTTCGACAGGATCACGAAGCCATTGGCCGGGAACAGGTGCCCGATGGTGTCGCGGTAATCACGCAGGTTGTTGTCGTAGGCGTCCGCCAGCGGACAGGCGGGGCCTTTCCATTCCGCCAGCAGCAGCGGCAACCCGTTGACGAAGCCGATGGTGTCGGGCCGACGCCGATGCAGAACCCCGGCGATCCAGACCTGACTGGCGACAAGGAAGTGATTGGCGGTTATGTCCCGCCAGTCGATCACCCGCACCAGCAGATCGTCAAATTTGCCGTCATCTCGCCGCACCTGAACCGGAACGCCATTGCGGATCAGCGACAGCACTTCGCGATTGGCGGCGACCGGCAGCATGGCCGAACGGTCGCGGGTCAGTTCCGTTTCGGCTTGGGCAAGGGCTTCGGCTGGCAGGGCCGGGTTCAGCCTGTGCAGCGCCGCCTTCAGATGCGCAGGGAAATACGCTTGTTGAAAGCTGGTGCGCCCGGTGGGGTTCGCAGTCCCCGGCTGCTCGCCATGCAGATCGACATGCTGCCAGCCCAGTCCCCGCAACAGGGCGAGGGCTGGCTTTTCGACAATGCCATCCTCTGATGCGACGATACCGGTCAGTGAGATGGCCATTAGTTGGGCACCTGCTGGCCACTCCGGGCGGTCGATACAACATCTTCAGATGCCCACTCGCCCATCGTTTCGCCTTCTGCAGGGAAATGGGGGCCGTACATCTCCTTCCCAGACCGCAGGATTGCATCGCGATATCTTGTGGCAAGCTCAGTCCCAACGCGGCGCATGTCAGAACGAAGCAATGTCATTTGCCCGATCCAGCCCATTCTGTCGGAGCAGTCGAAAGTGAACCCAACAAGCGTCGGGCCGGAGTTGAACGGCTTCACGTTCCGCGCATCGCCATGCGCAACGGCATTTCGAAGATTTATCAATACCTGCTCAATCGTCTGACCTTCGAAGCCGTGGGTGGCGGGCACGCGGATGCTGCTCGAGCCGGTTCGCTCTATGCGCTCAACTGGCGCTGTCGGAACGGACCATGGCGCATGCCTGGCATCGCAGCCTTGAAGTTGCGTGAGCAGTTCATGCGCGGCTTTGTCCTTGGCCGTCAGGCGCTGTGGCTCCGGTATTCTCAGGTGCTGAAGAACCCAGCATAGGACTGACGTGAACAAGGCGTATGTTTGCGTCGCAAGATAATCGCCTTGGGGTACTTCGATCATCTGCCGCATCCGGTCTACGACGGCCCATTCGGCGTGATCTGCGGTTATCAGCCCCATTATGCTGCCTCTTCCAGTTCGCGTTCTGTCTCAACGACGGAAAGCTGGCCGGAAATCAGGCGCGGCAGGAGGAGGTCGCGGGAGGCGGCGAGGTTCCTATTGGAGTGTTCCAACGTCTTTACCTGATCCATCAGCGGTTCCGCGAACGCCCCGTATTTTTGCACCAGAGCATCTGGGGCGATCATTACAGCCCTTGCCAGAGCATAGTCTCGGTTGAGGCCGGGGACCGCTGCATGGCTGTTCTCGAACGGCACCCGTTGTAGCAGTTGATAGACATACAGGAGCGGCAGTCGCGTATCGACGTAATAGGTCGTGTCGATCGGCCAGAAGTCTGTCGCCGACCAAATTACCGAACCGACATTGCCTTTGCGGCCGACAACTATGCCCGGCCCGGCGACCAAGGCTTCCACATGGGAACCTACCACGCCACTTGAGCCAATAACGGCTACATCTCCCGGACGCCTTGCGTCCGCTTTGAGCGCCTTGCCATAGGGTAGGCGGAGCAGATCGCCCAATGCTCCCCACGTCCACCCCTCCGGCAGCGAGCCTTCGGGTGTATCGTGGATTGGCACCGCTTCATGGCCGGGGAAACGGAAGCGGACGAACCATTCCTCGAACAGCCCCCGCGCCATCTCCTCCAGCACCGCGATCCGCCGCCGGTTGACCTCGATCAGATCGTCATACGCCCCAAGAATGGACGCGACGCGGCGCTGGGTTTCGAGAGGAGGAACCCGAACCTCACAGTCCTTGAGCAGCTTAAAATGCCGTTGATAGCCAAACTGTTTCAGTTCCACGGCGTGCAGTGCGTAGTAGAGATAGCGCGCATCTATGCCTTTGACCGGACGCAAAAGCTGGGTTCCGTCCGCACCAACTGCGAAACGAAAATCAACGAACTTAAGGCAGCAGGTATGATCGCCGAAAATGATGACTGGAAGCTCGCCATCGTAGGCGCGATCCACTTCATCGGTGAAACCTGCGATAAAGTCGGTGCTTTGGTCTATAATCGGGATCGAACCGCTAGCCTGATATTCGTTGGTCTTGAATTTGTGACGTCGGCGCTGAACCTCAATGATGTTTTCGATGGAGTATATGTCCGAGGTCATGCCAGCACCTCGGCCACATTCGCCGCGATCACATCCTGCAATCGCGCTGCCTCAGCGTTCAGCCCTTCCAGTTCCTCCTGCAAGGCTTCGAGCCGCTCGCGGAAGTCCTCGTCCTCCACCTGCTCGCCCGGCGCGACGCCGACATAGCGGCCGGGGTTGAGGCTCCAGTCCTGCGCGGCGATCTCGGTGTCCGTCGTCAGAACATTTGGCGCAGATCGCGGCGTAGATTAGCGGAGTGCGGGCCTCGTCTGGGGATTGATGTTAGGCGGCGAGCTTGCGGTGCTGCAAGCGCCGATGTTCGATGGTCTGTCGCTTGAGCCTTTCGCGCTGCTTGATGATGGCCGGCGCCCTGCCGAAGTAGGCGTCGGCGGGCGTCACGTTGGCCAGGCTCTCATGGTAACGCTGGTGGTTGTAGTGCTCGACGAAGGCCTCGATCTGGGCCTCGAGGTCGCCAGGCAGGAAGTAGTTTTCCAGCAGGATGCGGTTCTTCAGGGTCTGGTGCCAGCGCTCGATTTTGCCCTGGGTCTGGGGATGACACGGGGCTCCGCGTACGTGGCTCATCTTCCGGACTTCGATGTATTCGGCCAGCTCACCGGCGATGTAGCTGGGGCCATTGTCGCTGAGCAGCCGGGGCTTGTGCAGCACCGTGGCGCTGTCGCAGCCGGAAGCTGCCAGGGCGAGGTCCAGCGTGTCGGTCACGTCCTCGGCCCGCATGTTGGTGCACAGCTTCCAGGCGATGATATAGCGCGAGAAGTCGTCGAGCACGGTCGACAGGTACATCCAACCCCACCCGATAATCTTGAAGTAGGTGAAGTCGGTCTGCCACATCTCGTTCGGGCGGGTGGTCTTCGTGTGGAACTGGTCGGCCGCCTTGATCACAACGTAAGCCGGGCTGGTGATCAGGTCGTGGGCCTTGAGCAGCCGGTAAACCGTGGCTTCCGATACGAAGTAGCGCTGCTCGTCGGTGAAGCGCACGGCCAGCTCCCGGGGGCTCAGCTCGGACTGTTCCAGCGCCAGCTCGATGATCTGGTCGTAGATCTTGGCCGGGATGCGGTTCCACACCCGGATCGGCACCGATGGCCGATCTTCCAACGCTTCCGGCCCACCTTCAAGGTAGCGATCATACCAACGATAGAACGTCCGGCGGGGAATGCCGAGCTGGTCCAGCGTGCGCTTGGCCGGCAGGTGCGACTGTTCGACGATCCTGATGATCTCGAGCTTCTCGGATGCGGGATACCTCATTCTTCGCCTTCCCCATCCGCGATCATGCTTTTTTTGAGCAGCCGGTTCTCGAGCGTCAGGTCGGCCACGCATTCCTTCAGGGCCCGGGCTTCGCGGCGCAGATCCTGCACCTCGCCGGTGGTCGCAGCACGAGCGGTGTCGCCGGCCAGGCGTCGCTTGCCGGCTTCCATGAACTCCTTCGACCAGGTGTAGTACAGGCTCTGGGCGATCCCTTCCTTGCGGCACAGCTCGGCAATGCTGTCCTCGCCGCGCAGGCCATCCAGCACGATCCGGATCTTGTCCTCAGCCGAGAAGTGCCGACGGGTCTGCCGCCGGATGCTCTTCACCACCTGCTCCGCAGGGGCCTTCGACGACAATTTTGAATGGGAGGATCTGGGCTTCATCTGCGTTCCTTCGTCACTGCGACGAAGCCCAGATCCTCCTCAAATCACAACCTCAAATCTGTGCCATTGGTGCTGACGGCGGACAACCGTTCGCCTGAGCAAATCTGCCGACGGCCCGAACCAACTGCCGATGGCGGATGATGCGAGTTCGCTGCTGGTGCGGCGGTATCTGCGCGATCCGTGGAAGGACCGGCCCCGCCCCCTCACTATCCGGCGAACAAGTGGGAACCCGGTGCTGCCCACACTCACATCCGATCATATGAGCAAGGCTATCGCGGAAGCAGCGGATTTCGCCCTTTGGAATGTTCGTACATGGGCGAAATGGGTTCTGCGGGATCGCGACGGGAAATTGAACCGGTTCACCGGCTTTGACGATACTGGCGACATCTACACCCCAGCAGGGCATCGCTATCTTTCGGGTTACTGGCGGCTGAAACCAGAAGAAGCGCTCCTGATCGATTTCGTACCGCCAGAAGGCACCTATTGGAGCATCGTCCCGATGAATTTCTGGATGGAATCCTTCGAATGGCGGTTTGGCAATACCGTCTTTGCCAGCAGTTTTCTCAATCCTCCCGGCAAGGATGGCCGCGTCCGGCTTGCCCTGGCCGCAACCAATCCGAATTTGCCCGGGGTACGCTGGCTCGAAACGCTGGGGCATAGCGAAGGCCCCATGTCATTCCGCCTCGCGCGTCACAAAGGGCCAATGCCACAGATCGACTGCAAGGTCATTTCAGTGGCCAAATCGACGATCGGATTATGAGCGAGGTCGTTGAAACAGGCGTTTTCGTTTTGCGCTCGCCTCCAGCCGAACATCGGTGCCCGGTGGCGCGAAACGGGTGGGGATGATCGGAGCCGCCTTAGCCGGGGCCTTCACCTTGCTGCATTGCTTGCCGCTTGCGCGATGACGACCTTCCCGATGTGCTGACGGCTGGCATAGTGGCGAAAGGCGTCTTCAGCCTTTGCAAAGCCGAAGGTGGAATCGATCACGGGCGCAATGCCTGCGATTTCGACGAACCGCATCATCGCTTCGAGGTCACGGCGGCTGCCCATGCCATTGGCGAAGACGGTCAAGATCTTGTGGCCGATCGGAAGCATGTGGGCGTAATCGAGCGATCCCATCCCGCCGACAATACCGATCAGGGCAATGCGGCCACCGACCTTCGCTGCCTGGATGGACTGGGGCAAGGTGTTGGGGCCGCCGACCTCGACAACCAGATCGACGCCTAAGCCCTGCGTTGCATCGAGGACCGCAGCGCCCCATTCGGGGGTTTCGCGATAGTTGATGACGACGTCGGCGCCGAGCGCCTTCAGGCGGGCTGCCTTATCGGACGATGACGTGGTGGCGATGACGCGGCATCCCATCGCCCGCGCAAATTGTACCGCGAAGAGCGATACCCCGCCCGTGCCGAGCGTGAGGATGGTATCGCCGGGAACCACGCCGCGACGGGTGGGGCCGCCCATCAGGCTGTTCCACGCGCTGAGGCCGGCGCACGGCAGGCTGGCGCCGGCTTCGAAGCTGATCGTTTCCGGCAGCGCGACCAGGCTGCCTTCCGGCATGATCACGGTTTCTGCGAGCATCCCGTTCGTCGTGATGCCCAATACGGCGCCGGACGTGTCGTGGGCCGGTTCGCCGGCGAGCCAATGGAGGTTCGGGTTGGCGACGACGCGATCACCCGCGCGCCATCTGGTCACGCCTTCCCCGACAGCTTCGACGACACCGGCGCCGTCGAGCAGCGGCACCAGGCCATCGACAGGAAATGCACCACTGAGGGAGATCAGATCGACGAAATTGAGTGAGTTCGCCTTGACCCGCATGAGCACCTGACCCGATCCGGGACGGGGCGTTTCGGCCTCCACCAGCGACAGGCCGATCGCCGCCCCATGCGCTCCATCCAGGGTTTTGGATGAATCGTAGCGATAGGCTTTCATATGGGCACTCCCTCCGATGGTTCAGGCCGCATCTGGGTGCGGTGTAATTGCAACGAGAAGTGCAATTATTTGGGCGTCGTGGTCAATGGCGTAACTAAAGCTGCGGAGCGCGGAACCGATTATCGCATCCACAAGCGGTTGTTCGCGGGCCGGGCAGGGGGGCATTTATGATTTGGGCGGCGCTTTTGGTAAAACGCCGCCCAAATCATGTGCAGGCCCATCTGCGCACCCATGCGCGTTGACGGACTTGCGGTGTGTTAGAATTTGAAGCTTGTCGTCACCCCAAATTCCCGCGGATTGGTGGCGCTGATCAGGCGATAGCCGGAATCATAGGCCGCGCCGGCTGTTGGTTGCAGGGCATTGCCCTGTGAAATGCTGGTGATCCGCTTCTGGTTCAGGACGTTCTTTGCGAAGACATTGATTTCCCAGCGTGCTTCGGAGCCGCGCAACCCGACATACAGATTGAGCAGTTCGCGGCTTTTATAATCGAACGCCGATGTCGACGAAAATACGCTCGGCCGATAGGTGAACAGTCCGCGAATGAACGGCTGCAAATCGCCCATGGCGAAGCGCAATTCGGAATTGGCGGTCAGGCTGAAGTCCGGCAGGTTGGAAAGCCGATCGTTGCTGGCGCAATAGCTGATATTGCCTGGCCCCGTGATGGCCGCGGTTCCGGTGGAATCCGGCTTGCCGTCGCCATTGAAATCGTTGCAGGGCAGCACGGCATTGTCATAGCGCGCCTTGATGTACGACGCGCTGACTGAGAAATCCCAATTATCGACCGGGCGACCAGCGATTGTCGCTTCGATGCCTTTTACAGTGGCATCGCCATTATAGTTGAAATCGAAAGATCCATCGATGGTGCCATCTGGTGCGCCCGCAGGAACGCCAAAGACATTTCTTGCGCCGAAATCATAATTGATTCCCAGAAAACGAGAGATGTATCCGT encodes:
- a CDS encoding DUF488 domain-containing protein; protein product: MARFIIVINVLSLGHSNIGWDEFSYALDQFDVGCVIDVRSSPRSRWAHFCKPQLRVRLNRGGIAYIHLGDALGGVPVSGPTDYAARRGTAAFTTAIETVLGIAARCTPALLCAERDPLQCHRFSLIARHLHGLPDVRVAHIRHDGTLESHEEAEARLMTLHKLTADLLTQHDERLEEAYARQERKLG
- a CDS encoding type I restriction endonuclease subunit R, giving the protein MAISLTGIVASEDGIVEKPALALLRGLGWQHVDLHGEQPGTANPTGRTSFQQAYFPAHLKAALHRLNPALPAEALAQAETELTRDRSAMLPVAANREVLSLIRNGVPVQVRRDDGKFDDLLVRVIDWRDITANHFLVASQVWIAGVLHRRRPDTIGFVNGLPLLLAEWKGPACPLADAYDNNLRDYRDTIGHLFPANGFVILSNGLEAVMGAAHAPYEVFAPWKRLEEDGPDDPGLETLLRATCEPARFLDLIESFVLFDEARGGLRKIVGKYHQVLGVNRAIEAVRHIESNQGRLGVFWHTQGSGKSLSMVMFAEKVLRRLGGNYTFVIVTDRTELDDQIAGQFASAGALTKDIHQAQAGSRAHLKELLAGNERYVFSLIQKFSTADREPMPVLSERSDIIVMTDEAHRSQYDQLAANMRAALPNASFIGFTGTPLIQGEESRTREVFGDYVSVYDFAQSVRDGATVPLFYEARKPELQLHSDEFREEMDALLDEAMLDEEQEKKLSQQFGRQYTLITSPDRLDKVAEDVALHFAMRGYRGKAMFVAIDKATAVAMHDRVKAAVARLIAQDEERLKTAHEAEGAAIAERLMWLRELDMAVVVSQSQNEIDDLRKKGLDILPHRERMQREDLEAKFKDPDDPLRLVFVCAMWITGFDVPTIGTVYLDKPMKNHTLMQTIARANRRAEGKTSGVIVDYVGVFQNLQKALAIYAGGGGEETPIKDKEALVATLEDALGSARAFVQPLGIDPDAIIAVRNFDRLRLINQAVEMLIAPDERRREFLRLTAAVTKAYKALLPDERAAPYLRPVAVFHTLSDAVKAKLGPVDISAISARIAELLDEKLEGVAILTPIVEGDTAKGRVDLSGIDFDKLADLFAASPKVTAEKLRDEAEDKARKMAEANPTRQHLVERLEKLVADYNAGSVDAEQFFEALKAFIGEMDEEEQRAAREELTEEELAIFDLLTNPEPKLTKAEEQDVKRVARSLLEKLRDLTGAIDWVRGQETRGAVWTEIRQRLNELPENPYPQALWDSKVEQVWDFVLRRYT
- a CDS encoding restriction endonuclease subunit S — encoded protein: MTSDIYSIENIIEVQRRRHKFKTNEYQASGSIPIIDQSTDFIAGFTDEVDRAYDGELPVIIFGDHTCCLKFVDFRFAVGADGTQLLRPVKGIDARYLYYALHAVELKQFGYQRHFKLLKDCEVRVPPLETQRRVASILGAYDDLIEVNRRRIAVLEEMARGLFEEWFVRFRFPGHEAVPIHDTPEGSLPEGWTWGALGDLLRLPYGKALKADARRPGDVAVIGSSGVVGSHVEALVAGPGIVVGRKGNVGSVIWSATDFWPIDTTYYVDTRLPLLYVYQLLQRVPFENSHAAVPGLNRDYALARAVMIAPDALVQKYGAFAEPLMDQVKTLEHSNRNLAASRDLLLPRLISGQLSVVETERELEEAA
- a CDS encoding IS3 family transposase (programmed frameshift), coding for MKPRSSHSKLSSKAPAEQVVKSIRRQTRRHFSAEDKIRIVLDGLRGEDSIAELCRKEGIAQSLYYTWSKEFMEAGKRRLAGDTARAATTGEVQDLRREARALKECVADLTLENRLLKKHDRGWGRRRMRYPASEKLEIIRIVEQSHLPAKRTLDQLGIPRRTFYRWYDRYLEGGPEALEDRPSVPIRVWNRIPAKIYDQIIELALEQSELSPRELAVRFTDEQRYFVSEATVYRLLKAHDLITSPAYVVIKAADQFHTKTTRPNEMWQTDFTYFKIIGWGWMYLSTVLDDFSRYIIAWKLCTNMRAEDVTDTLDLALAASGCDSATVLHKPRLLSDNGPSYIAGELAEYIEVRKMSHVRGAPCHPQTQGKIERWHQTLKNRILLENYFLPGDLEAQIEAFVEHYNHQRYHESLANVTPADAYFGRAPAIIKQRERLKRQTIEHRRLQHRKLAA
- a CDS encoding zinc-dependent alcohol dehydrogenase family protein; this translates as MKAYRYDSSKTLDGAHGAAIGLSLVEAETPRPGSGQVLMRVKANSLNFVDLISLSGAFPVDGLVPLLDGAGVVEAVGEGVTRWRAGDRVVANPNLHWLAGEPAHDTSGAVLGITTNGMLAETVIMPEGSLVALPETISFEAGASLPCAGLSAWNSLMGGPTRRGVVPGDTILTLGTGGVSLFAVQFARAMGCRVIATTSSSDKAARLKALGADVVINYRETPEWGAAVLDATQGLGVDLVVEVGGPNTLPQSIQAAKVGGRIALIGIVGGMGSLDYAHMLPIGHKILTVFANGMGSRRDLEAMMRFVEIAGIAPVIDSTFGFAKAEDAFRHYASRQHIGKVVIAQAASNAAR